Proteins found in one Triticum urartu cultivar G1812 chromosome 4, Tu2.1, whole genome shotgun sequence genomic segment:
- the LOC125551759 gene encoding keratin, type I cytoskeletal 10-like isoform X1 encodes MHNVYDRLGTVPPIRVEYNGDGQPIGDNASEFSNFISTLVKSKISLGHNDWRKVDVEQKNHLWKTLKMYYVVDDKLKDWVMRSAANKWRDFKSELKTLYFDEKMTDEELQVVPDNRVIPTDWKELVAFWKTEAGKQRSEQGRKNRMEMELLHTSGSKSHARVSHEMHKKNGYPPQRHELFIETHTCKKTGAPSSVAAATMFKMIEEKSNECPELLEKSIKQGDLFSHVVGKERNGYVRCIGLGPSAAGLGMPSTRKLKSMKLQMTEEEAKEACQSNAIVVERVDQMEHNFQIVVTTLKDELQHMRRLLQSNVQQNIQFNLEYDLSHSGYGYGGGHGGGYRYEGGHGGGYRHEDGYEGGHGGGYRHKDGYEGGHGGGYRHKDGYEGGYGGGYRHKDGYGGYGHEGGV; translated from the exons ATGCACAATGTGTATGATAGATTGGGGACAGTCCCACCAATTCGTGTGGAGTACAATGGTGATGGACAACCAATTGGGGACAATGCCTCGGAGTTTTCAAACTTCATCTCCACACTTGTGAAAAGTAAAATATCTCTTGGGCATAATGATTGGAGAAAGGTTGATGTTGAGCAGAAAAATCATTTGTGGAAAACCTTGAAG ATGTACTATGTTGTGGATGACAAACTGAAGGATTGGGTAATGCGAAGCGCTGCGAATAAATGGAGGGATTTCAAATCTGAGTTGAAGACTTTGTATTTTGATGAGAAGATGACTGATGAGGAACTTCAAGTTGTACCAGATAACAGAGTTATCCCAACTGATTGGAAAGAGCTTGTTGCTTTTTGGAAAACTGAAGCAGGGAAG CAACGTAGTGAGCAAGGAAGAAAAAATCGAATGGAGATGGAATTATTGCATACATCAGGCAGCAAAAGTCATGCTCGTGTTTCTCATGAAATG CATAAGAAGAATGGATATCCCCCTCAAAGACATGAACTGTTTATAGAAACACACACATGCAAGAAGACTGGTGCCCCTTCAAGTGTGGCTGCAGCAACTATGTTT AAAATGATAGAAGAGAAGTCAAATGAGTGTCCAGAACTTTTAGAAAAAAGCATCAAGCAAGGTGACCTCTTCTCGCATGTCGTAGGAAAGGAGAGGAATGGGTATGTGAGGTGTATAGGTCTAGGACCAAGTGCTGCAGGTTTGGGCATGCCAAGTACTAGAAAGCTGAAATCCATGAAGCTTCAAATGACCGAGGAAGAAGCAAAGGAAGCTTGCCAATCAAATGCAATTGTTGTCGAGCGTGTAGATCAAATGGAGCATAATTTCCAAATAGTAGTTACAACTCTGAAGGATGAACTTCAACACATGAGGAGACTGTTACAATCAAATGTGCAGCAAAATATTCAGTTCAATCTAGAGTATGACTTATCTCACTCTGGATATGGATATGGAGGTGGCCATGGAGGTGGCTATCGATATGAAGGTGGCCATGGAGGTGGATATCGACATGAAGATGGATATGAAGGTGGCCATGGAGGTGGATATCGACATAAAGATGGATATGAAGGTGGCCATGGAGGTGGATATCGACATAAAGATGGATATGAAGGTGGATATGGAGGTGGATATCGACATAAAGATGGATATGGTGGATATGGACATGAAGGGGGGGTATGA
- the LOC125551759 gene encoding uncharacterized protein LOC125551759 isoform X2: MHSIRIVTSGEFGCPLCGSHTCSLRLKEGKKFCYMGHRRFLDPNHEYRFDEESFDGVELGTAPVPLSREEVLALTENMKTVFGKDPSGKITTKKRKVGEPPMVRKRKSIWFRLRYWKDLLQPHNLDAMHIEKNVCENIINTLLCMDRKSKDNYSSGRDLEHLGIRKALQPVPVGEQFDLPAAPYAMDNEKKKLFCEILKEARFPDGCASDIRRNVLVKQKKIVGLKSHDNHILLQQLLPLAVRNTLPKEVGVALVRVSRFFKQIYSPVISISDMEKLEGEIAETLSILEAIFLPSFFDLMVHLMVHLPTQVRLGGPIKYSSMYPVERYNMKLKGFKSMILVSHV; the protein is encoded by the exons ATGCACTCTATCCGGATTGTAACCTCTGGTGAATTTGGCTGTCCATTGTGTGGCTCACATACTTGCTCTCTTCGGTTGAAGGAAGGCAAGAAATTTTGCTATATGGGTCATCGAAGGTTTCTTGATCCTAACCATGAATATAGATTTGATGAAGAATCCTTTGACGGTGTGGAATTAGGGACAGCACCTGTACCACTTAGTAGAGAGGAAGTTTTGGCCCTCACTGAAAATATGAAGACTGTTTTTGGAAAGGACCCTTCCGGGAAAATAACCACGAAGAAGCGCAAGGTTGGCGAACCACCAATGGTTCGGAAAAGAAAATCCATATGGTTTAGGTTGAGATACTGGAAAGACTTGCTGCAGCCTCATAATCTTGATGCAATGCACATTGAAAAGAATGTATGTGAAAATATAATTAACACACTTCTATGCATGGATCGAAAATCAAAAGATAATTACAGCTCTGGTAGAGATCTAGAGCATCTCGGAATAAGAAAAGCTCTCCAACCTGTCCCGGTAGGTGAACAATTTGATTTGCCTGCTGCACCCTACGCAATGGACAATGAAAAGAAGAAACTGTTTTGTGAAATTCTTAAGGAAGCTAGGTTCCCTGATGGTTGTGCATCTGATATACGCCGGAATGTCCTTGTGAAGCAAAAAAAGATTGTTGGGCTGAAGAGCCATGACAATCACATTCTTTTGCAGCAATTGCTTCCACTAGCTGTTCGGAACACATTGCCAAAGGAAGTCGGTGTTGCCTTGGTTCGTGTTAGCAGATTCTTCAAGCAAATATATTCTCCTGTCATTAGCATAAGTGACATGGAGAAGCTAGAGGGAGAAATAGCTGAGACCTTGAGCATTCTTGAGGCCATATTTCTGCCATCATTTTTTGATCTTATGGTTCACTTGATGGTTCATCTTCCAACCCAAGTGAGGCTAGGGGGCCCAATAAAGTACAGCAGCATGTACCCAGTAGAAAG GTATAATATGAAGCTAAAGGGGTTCAAGTCGATGATCTTGGTGTCACACGTGTGA